A genomic region of Arachis stenosperma cultivar V10309 chromosome 9, arast.V10309.gnm1.PFL2, whole genome shotgun sequence contains the following coding sequences:
- the LOC130951773 gene encoding protein SODIUM POTASSIUM ROOT DEFECTIVE 2-like codes for MGKLGKMLDTFCFSSSSASSSTSCFCISSMDYDEDDEFEAKPLIATDDSHHNKLRLKDVVAGKQTLAFQLKPKIVMLRVSMHCYGCAKKVEKHISKLEGVSSYKVDLETKMVVVMGDILPFEVLQSVSKVKNAELWNEMNE; via the exons ATGGGGAAACTAGGTAAGATGCTAgacactttttgtttttcttcttcttctgcttcaTCAAGCACTTCTTGCTTCTGCATAAGCTCCATGGAttatgatgaagatgatgagtTTGAGGCAAAGCCATTGATTGCAACTGATGATAGTCATCATAATAAGCTAAGATTGAAGGATGTTGTCGCTGGAAAACAGACATTGGCTTTTCAATTGAAACCAAAG ATAGTGATGTTGAGGGTATCCATGCATTGCTATGGATGCGCCAAAAAAGTTGAGAAACATATCTCAAAGTTGGAAG GAGTGAGCTCATACAAGGTGGATCTAGAAACAAAAATGGTAGTTGTTATGGGAGACATTCTTCCCTTTGAAGTGTTGCAAAGTGTCTCTAAGGTGAAAAATGCTGAGCTTTGGAATGAAATGAATGAATAA